One Silene latifolia isolate original U9 population chromosome 4, ASM4854445v1, whole genome shotgun sequence DNA segment encodes these proteins:
- the LOC141652818 gene encoding bidirectional sugar transporter N3-like, with protein sequence MITIHHPWVFAFGILGNVISFMVFLAPLPTFIRIYKKKSTEGFQSFPYVVAIFSAMLWIYYALLKGNSLLLITVNVAGVIIETMYIVVFITYATRAAKISTLKLLLFGNFGGFSSIVLLCHYLAKGEAQVQVFGWICVAFSVSVFAAPLSVMRLVIRTKSVEYMPFNLSLCLTLTATIWFMYGFVQKDLYITLPNVFGFVFGVAQMILYGFYRKYDKMAEKQKLPEHQVEITSPVKQNNTIDKSINSIEKNEDNILPQKKIEEVEVVIEKIDEKNMQDHEENMYGPSTCNVDLEKIISGPGPSAVQLVECAA encoded by the exons ATGATTACTATTCATCACCCATGGGTTTTTGCCTTTGGCATTTTAG GAAACGTTATCTCATTCATGGTATTCCTTGCACCCTT GCCAACATTTATCCGGATTTACAAGAAGAAATCAACAGAAGGATTCCAATCATTTCCGTACGTAGTTGCAATATTCAGTGCCATGCTATGGATTTACTATGCATTACTCAAAGGGAATTCTCTCCTTCTCATCACCGTCAACGTCGCCGGAGTTATTATTGAGACTATGTACATTGTCGTCTTTATCACCTATGCAACTAGAGCTGCCAAG ATTTCGACATTGAAACTTCTTTTATTCGGAAACTTTGGAGGGTTTTCCTCAATTGTCCTACTATGCCACTACTTAGCAAAAGGAGAAGCTCAAGTCCAAGTTTTCGGATGGATTTGTGTCGCGTTTTCCGTCAGTGTCTTCGCAGCACCTCTAAGTGTTATG aGGTTGGTGATACGAACAAAGAGTGTCGAGTACATGCCATTCAATTTGTCACTTTGCTTGACATTAACAGCAACCATATGGTTTATGTATGGATTTGTTCAGAAGGATCTTTACATTACC CTTCCAAATGTTTTTGGGTTTGTGTTCGGAGTGGCACAAATGATCCTATACGGATTTTATCGGAAATACGACAAAATGGCCGAAAAACAAAAATTGCCGGAGCACCAAGTCGAAATAACAAGCCCGGTGAAGCAAAACAATACGATCGATAAATCAATAAATTCGATCGAAAAAAATGAGGATAATATTCTTCCACAAAAGAAGATTGAAGAAGTTGAGGTTGTGATTGAAAAAATTGACGAGAAAAACATGCAAGACCACGAAGAAAATATGTATGGGCCTTCAACATGCAACGTGGACTTAGAGAAGATTATTAGTGGGCCAGGCCCATCTGCAGTCCAGTTGGTTGAGTGTGCCGCTTGA